The following proteins come from a genomic window of Corallococcus sp. NCRR:
- a CDS encoding ATP-grasp domain-containing protein, with protein sequence MRAHFAFIESNTTGTGKLAVERLVAQGQQVTFITRQPGKYPFLAKLAGSPGLQVLEADTNDKEATDACVRALTARTRVDALLTFSTFYVPLVAQLAARYGFRYLNPDAARICHEKHEARRVLRDAGLPTPDFWWVTSEAQALQVSREATYPCVVKPTAESGSTGVRRVDTPEALLAHYRSLASRRVNERGQALAGEVLVEGFLTGPEFSVETVTLARGDTRVIGVTRKHLSAPPHFVEMGHDFPAPIADSERQALERAVVAALDAVGFDLGPAHTEIRLCAQGPVVIEINPRLAGGMIPELVRHATGIDLLTVLLEQLLGRPVDLTPRQEATASIRFLTASSAGRLTAVHGVEEARQEDGVREVSVDKAPGVSVRPPESSGDRLGHVIASGEDRAHVERAVTRALERIRFDVVAPEVAA encoded by the coding sequence ATGCGCGCGCACTTCGCCTTCATCGAGAGCAACACCACGGGCACCGGCAAGCTCGCCGTGGAGCGGCTGGTGGCGCAGGGCCAGCAGGTCACCTTCATCACCCGTCAGCCCGGCAAGTACCCCTTCCTCGCGAAGCTCGCGGGCAGCCCGGGCCTCCAGGTGCTGGAGGCGGACACGAACGACAAGGAGGCGACGGACGCCTGCGTGCGGGCCCTGACGGCGCGCACGCGCGTGGACGCGCTCCTCACCTTCTCCACGTTCTACGTGCCGCTGGTGGCCCAGCTGGCCGCGCGGTACGGCTTCCGCTACCTGAACCCGGACGCGGCCCGCATCTGCCATGAGAAGCACGAGGCCCGGAGGGTACTGCGCGACGCGGGCCTGCCCACGCCGGACTTCTGGTGGGTCACCTCCGAGGCCCAGGCGCTCCAGGTGAGCCGCGAGGCCACCTATCCCTGCGTGGTGAAGCCCACCGCGGAGAGCGGCAGCACCGGCGTGCGGCGCGTGGACACGCCGGAGGCGTTGCTCGCGCACTACCGGTCGCTCGCGTCGCGCCGGGTGAACGAGCGCGGCCAGGCGCTGGCCGGCGAGGTGCTGGTGGAGGGCTTCCTCACCGGGCCCGAGTTCAGCGTGGAGACGGTGACGCTCGCCCGGGGTGACACGCGCGTCATCGGCGTGACGCGCAAGCACCTGTCCGCGCCGCCCCACTTCGTGGAGATGGGCCACGACTTCCCGGCCCCCATCGCCGACAGCGAGCGCCAGGCGCTGGAGCGCGCCGTGGTGGCCGCGCTGGACGCGGTGGGCTTCGACCTGGGCCCCGCGCACACGGAGATCCGCCTCTGCGCCCAGGGCCCGGTGGTCATCGAAATCAACCCGCGGCTCGCGGGCGGGATGATTCCGGAGCTGGTGCGCCACGCGACCGGCATCGACCTGCTGACGGTGCTGCTGGAGCAACTGCTCGGGCGGCCCGTGGATTTGACGCCCCGTCAGGAGGCCACGGCCTCCATCCGCTTCCTCACCGCGTCCAGCGCGGGGCGGCTCACGGCGGTGCACGGCGTGGAGGAAGCGCGCCAGGAGGACGGCGTGCGCGAGGTGTCCGTGGACAAGGCGCCGGGCGTCAGCGTGCGTCCGCCGGAGAGCTCCGGAGACCGGCTGGGCCACGTCATCGCGAGCGGCGAGGACCGCGCCCACGTGGAGCGCGCGGTGACGCGGGCGCTGGAGCGGATCCGCTTCGACGTGGTGGCCCCGGAAGTAGCGGCGTGA